A region of Etheostoma cragini isolate CJK2018 chromosome 2, CSU_Ecrag_1.0, whole genome shotgun sequence DNA encodes the following proteins:
- the lpar2b gene encoding lysophosphatidic acid receptor 2b isoform X2 — translation MDKSTPDKKCYYNENVTFFYEMSGKNISDHWRSRDYVIVSLGMMVCFIVIFSNLLVMGAIFKNKRFHYPIYYLLGNLALADLFAGVSYLHLMFHTGPWTIKLSQYQWFVRQGLIDTSLTASVLNLLAVAVERHQTIFNMQLHSKMSTRRVFIIMVCIWLVAIVMGLVPIMGWHCLCNLDSCSTMAPLYSRSYLVFWGVLNLLTFFIMVAVYTRIFVYVRRKSRQMSQHTTQMRHKETVFNLMKTVTMILGCFVFCWTPGLVILLLDGVGCDACEVLRFEKYFLVLAECNSFFNPIIYSFRDNDMRRTFKEILCFLCRRGRPGNGTSGVYFNTMEQEVLSESNGADDSSHKHKKNLSKRTLTVN, via the exons ATGGATAAATCTACCCCTGACAAGAAATGCTACTACAACGAGAACGTCACTTTTTTCTATGAAATGAGTGGCAAGAACATCAGCGACCACTGGCGCAGCCGTGACTATGTGATTGTCAGTCTGGGCATGATGGTCTGCTTCATTGTCATCTTTTCCAACCTTTTGGTCATGGGcgccatttttaaaaacaagcgCTTTCACTATCCCATCTATTACCTGCTGGGTAATCTGGCTCTGGCTGACCTCTTCGCAG GTGTCTCTTACCTCCACTTGATGTTTCACACCGGTCCTTGGACCATTAAGCTGTCTCAGTATCAGTGGTTTGTGCGACAGGGGCTGATCGACACCAGTCTGACAGCTTCGGTCCTCAACCTCCTGGCTGTGGCCGTGGAGCGTCACCAAACCATCTTCAACATGCAGCTGCACAGTAAGATGAGCACCCGGCGTGTTTTCATCATCATGGTGTGCATCTGGCTGGTGGCCATCGTCATGGGCCTGGTTCCCATCATGGGCTGGCACTGCCTGTGCAACCTGGACAGCTGCTCCACCATGGCGCCGCTGTACAGCCGCAGCTACCTGGTGTTCTGGGGGGTTCTTAACCTGCTGACCTTCTTCATAATGGTGGCTGTCTACACCCGGATCTTTGTCTACGTGAGACGCAAGAGCAGGCAGATGTCACAGCACACCACCCAGatgagacacaaagagacagtgTTCAACCTGATGAAGACTGTCACCATGATCCTGG GCTGTTTTGTGTTCTGCTGGACGCCCGGCCTGGTCATCCTGCTGCTCGATGGTGTGGGCTGTGACGCGTGTGAGGTGCTGCGCTTTGAGAAGTACTTCTTGGTCCTAGCCGAGTGCAACTCCTTCTTCAACCCCATCATCTACTCCTTCAGGGACAATGACATGAGAAGGACCTTCAAGGAGATCCTGTGCTTCCTGTGCCGGCGGGGCCGCCCCGGCAACGGCACCTCTGGCGTTTACTTTAACACCATGGAGCAAGAGGTACTGTCCGAGAGCAACGGAGCCGACGACAGcagtcacaaacacaaaaaaaacttgtctaAACGCACACTGACTGTAAACTGA
- the lpar2b gene encoding lysophosphatidic acid receptor 2b isoform X1 has protein sequence MDKSTPDKKCYYNENVTFFYEMSGKNISDHWRSRDYVIVSLGMMVCFIVIFSNLLVMGAIFKNKRFHYPIYYLLGNLALADLFAGVSYLHLMFHTGPWTIKLSQYQWFVRQGLIDTSLTASVLNLLAVAVERHQTIFNMQLHSKMSTRRVFIIMVCIWLVAIVMGLVPIMGWHCLCNLDSCSTMAPLYSRSYLVFWGVLNLLTFFIMVAVYTRIFVYVRRKSRQMSQHTTQMRHKETVFNLMKTVTMILGCFVFCWTPGLVILLLDGVGCDACEVLRFEKYFLVLAECNSFFNPIIYSFRDNDMRRTFKEILCFLCRRGRPGNGTSGVYFNTMEQEKYKSRAAKSTGKTNGIPFIRAGSEDIPAHSET, from the exons ATGGATAAATCTACCCCTGACAAGAAATGCTACTACAACGAGAACGTCACTTTTTTCTATGAAATGAGTGGCAAGAACATCAGCGACCACTGGCGCAGCCGTGACTATGTGATTGTCAGTCTGGGCATGATGGTCTGCTTCATTGTCATCTTTTCCAACCTTTTGGTCATGGGcgccatttttaaaaacaagcgCTTTCACTATCCCATCTATTACCTGCTGGGTAATCTGGCTCTGGCTGACCTCTTCGCAG GTGTCTCTTACCTCCACTTGATGTTTCACACCGGTCCTTGGACCATTAAGCTGTCTCAGTATCAGTGGTTTGTGCGACAGGGGCTGATCGACACCAGTCTGACAGCTTCGGTCCTCAACCTCCTGGCTGTGGCCGTGGAGCGTCACCAAACCATCTTCAACATGCAGCTGCACAGTAAGATGAGCACCCGGCGTGTTTTCATCATCATGGTGTGCATCTGGCTGGTGGCCATCGTCATGGGCCTGGTTCCCATCATGGGCTGGCACTGCCTGTGCAACCTGGACAGCTGCTCCACCATGGCGCCGCTGTACAGCCGCAGCTACCTGGTGTTCTGGGGGGTTCTTAACCTGCTGACCTTCTTCATAATGGTGGCTGTCTACACCCGGATCTTTGTCTACGTGAGACGCAAGAGCAGGCAGATGTCACAGCACACCACCCAGatgagacacaaagagacagtgTTCAACCTGATGAAGACTGTCACCATGATCCTGG GCTGTTTTGTGTTCTGCTGGACGCCCGGCCTGGTCATCCTGCTGCTCGATGGTGTGGGCTGTGACGCGTGTGAGGTGCTGCGCTTTGAGAAGTACTTCTTGGTCCTAGCCGAGTGCAACTCCTTCTTCAACCCCATCATCTACTCCTTCAGGGACAATGACATGAGAAGGACCTTCAAGGAGATCCTGTGCTTCCTGTGCCGGCGGGGCCGCCCCGGCAACGGCACCTCTGGCGTTTACTTTAACACCATGGAGCAAGAG